CGGCCGCTGCTTTGTAAGGTGGTTTTCGGGAAATTATATTTTAATGAAAATCAGGAAAGCATCCGGTGATTTTTTCTCCGGATGCTTTCCTAATTCTGTGTCCGTTTCACCGCGCAGGGAAACAGGCTTCACAGCATTTTTTTCTTTTTAAAATAAACGATGCAGAACGCTACAACGGCGGCGGAAACGACGATGACGCAAAAATAGCCGTATCGCCATTGAAGCTCGGGCATATACCGGAAATTCATCCCATACCAGCCCACCAGCAGGGTCAGCGGAAGAAAAATGGCCGTAATGACGGTAAACAGCTTCATGATCTGATTTAATCCGATATCCACCTGGGACTGATACGCCTCGCGCACCTGGGTGATATAATCGCGCAGGTTGGTCAGGTTTCGGTTCAGGCGCTCCACGCGCGCCGTGAACATCCGGAAGCTGCGCAGCGCGCCGGAGGGGAGAAGACCGTTTACATTTTCTTCGATGGATTCCGCCACATCAAGGAGCTGTTCGTAATATTTCTTGTAAAACATCAGCCTTTTGCGCATCCGGACGATATCGAGGATATAATCTTTTTCGGCTCCCTCTAGAATATGTTCTTCGATGTCCGATATCTCGTCCTCCAGATTCTCCAGTTTTTCGGAATCGCCGGCGGTCAGATGATTGAAAAAGCTGTAAACCACCTTGACGGGGGAGAGCTTTGGGGTTTTCGTCTCCTGAAAAGTAGCGATCACCTTCGAAACGGCCTGGCACGGCTGCACACAGACGAAATAAACCGTTGCGGGCGTCAGATAGAGGCCCATTTTCTGCATCTGAAAGCCTTCCGGGT
This window of the Ruminococcaceae bacterium BL-6 genome carries:
- a CDS encoding Magnesium transporter — its product is MIYYEASNEVLKKTEQRPEHGGICVCTPDELRRQEPQRFAPHTVDECEKSGPSKLEAYDGYDFIALNVIRDPEGFQMQKMGLYLTPATVYFVCVQPCQAVSKVIATFQETKTPKLSPVKVVYSFFNHLTAGDSEKLENLEDEISDIEEHILEGAEKDYILDIVRMRKRLMFYKKYYEQLLDVAESIEENVNGLLPSGALRSFRMFTARVERLNRNLTNLRDYITQVREAYQSQVDIGLNQIMKLFTVITAIFLPLTLLVGWYGMNFRYMPELQWRYGYFCVIVVSAAVVAFCIVYFKKKKML